In Atribacterota bacterium, one genomic interval encodes:
- the pheS gene encoding phenylalanine--tRNA ligase subunit alpha translates to MIEKIIKLRKQFDDDISLKKDTDEIEKLKNEYLGRKGYIAKMLKEISLLPKDERPKIGQLLNKAKKEIQKIVSEKENISLTKKKKTEDIFDITIPGKTFKIGSLHPIELILRKTQEIFLGMGFNFVDGPEIELDYYNFEGLNIPKDHPARDDQDSFYITSEILLRTQTSPMQVRTMENQPPPIRMISTGKCYRRDAIDSTHSPMFYQIEGLAVDKGIRFSDLKGVITEFCQQIFGKDRKVRFRPGYFPFVEPGAEVDVSCGLCEGKGCRSCGYTGWLEIMGAGMVHPNVLEMAGYDSKKLTGFAFGMGAERIAMLKYGINDIRLFFENDIRFLKQFK, encoded by the coding sequence ATGATAGAAAAAATAATAAAGCTTAGAAAACAATTTGATGATGATATATCTTTAAAAAAGGATACAGATGAAATAGAAAAGTTAAAAAATGAATATTTAGGAAGAAAAGGCTATATTGCCAAAATGCTGAAGGAAATATCCTTATTACCAAAAGATGAAAGGCCGAAAATTGGCCAATTGCTTAATAAAGCAAAAAAGGAGATTCAAAAAATAGTATCTGAGAAGGAAAACATTTCTTTAACTAAAAAAAAGAAAACAGAAGATATATTTGATATCACTATTCCCGGTAAAACTTTTAAAATTGGCTCACTACATCCAATAGAATTAATACTTAGAAAAACACAAGAAATATTTTTAGGTATGGGATTTAATTTTGTTGATGGTCCTGAAATAGAACTGGATTATTACAATTTTGAAGGGTTAAATATCCCTAAAGATCATCCTGCAAGAGATGATCAGGATTCTTTCTATATCACATCAGAAATCTTACTTAGAACACAAACATCTCCAATGCAGGTTAGGACGATGGAAAATCAACCCCCGCCGATTCGCATGATTTCAACCGGTAAGTGTTACCGAAGAGATGCAATAGATAGTACACATTCGCCAATGTTTTATCAGATTGAAGGATTAGCAGTAGATAAAGGTATTAGATTTAGCGATTTAAAAGGGGTTATTACTGAATTTTGTCAGCAAATATTTGGGAAAGACCGCAAGGTAAGATTTAGACCTGGTTACTTTCCTTTTGTAGAACCAGGCGCAGAAGTTGATGTATCATGTGGTTTATGCGAAGGAAAAGGCTGCCGTTCATGTGGATATACCGGCTGGCTTGAAATTATGGGAGCAGGAATGGTTCATCCTAATGTCCTGGAAATGGCGGGTTATGACTCAAAGAAGCTTACTGGATTTGCTTTTGGAATGGGCGCTGAAAGAATAGCCATGTTGAAATATGGTATTAATGATATTCGTTTGTTTTTTGAGAATGATATAAGATTTTTAAAACAGTTTAAGTAA
- the rplT gene encoding 50S ribosomal protein L20, with amino-acid sequence MPRVTNNVASRNRRKKILKSAKGYWGGKSKLLRTAKDAVRKSLSYSYRDRKARKRDFRRLWITRIGIAAKNEGISYSKLMKALKEANIQINRKILAEMAVNHEKGFSQLSKLAVSGDNS; translated from the coding sequence ATGCCAAGAGTAACTAATAATGTAGCTTCTAGAAATAGAAGAAAAAAGATATTAAAATCTGCCAAAGGTTACTGGGGCGGAAAAAGTAAATTACTAAGAACTGCAAAAGACGCGGTAAGAAAATCTCTATCGTATTCTTATCGTGATCGTAAAGCAAGAAAAAGAGATTTTAGAAGACTTTGGATTACCCGTATCGGTATTGCTGCAAAAAATGAGGGAATATCTTATAGCAAGTTAATGAAAGCTTTGAAGGAAGCCAATATACAAATAAACAGAAAAATATTAGCAGAAATGGCTGTAAATCACGAAAAGGGTTTTTCACAGCTATCAAAGCTTGCTGTTTCAGGTGATAATAGTTAA
- the rpmI gene encoding 50S ribosomal protein L35, with translation MPKMKTHRGAAKRFKLTATGKIKRSKAYKSHILTKKAPKRKRQLAKLTMVDKSDSKRIKRLLPYQ, from the coding sequence ATGCCAAAAATGAAAACGCATCGTGGTGCTGCAAAACGTTTTAAATTAACAGCAACAGGCAAGATAAAGCGCTCAAAAGCTTACAAGAGTCATATTTTAACAAAAAAAGCGCCAAAGAGAAAAAGACAATTGGCAAAATTAACTATGGTTGATAAGAGTGATAGTAAGCGTATCAAGCGATTATTGCCTTATCAATAG
- the infC gene encoding translation initiation factor IF-3 translates to MNRGIKAKKIRLINHNGEQLGIVDWEKGLEEAQKNNLDLVEVSPDADPPVCRIMDYGKYRYTSEKRLKQGKKTQKNTGLKEIKMRPNIGEHDYEFKTKNIHKFLKEGNKVKVTVMFRGREMKFVDAGRELLERVATEANEISKVEKKPKLEGRNMTLILISNKNN, encoded by the coding sequence GTGAATCGTGGAATTAAAGCCAAAAAAATCCGATTAATAAATCACAATGGTGAGCAGCTTGGAATAGTCGATTGGGAAAAAGGATTAGAAGAAGCACAAAAAAATAACCTTGATTTGGTAGAAGTTTCCCCTGATGCAGATCCCCCTGTTTGCAGGATAATGGATTATGGGAAATATCGGTATACTTCGGAAAAAAGATTAAAACAAGGGAAAAAGACACAGAAAAACACCGGCCTTAAGGAAATCAAGATGAGACCCAATATAGGGGAACATGATTATGAATTTAAGACTAAAAATATTCATAAATTTCTAAAAGAAGGAAACAAGGTTAAAGTAACTGTAATGTTCAGGGGTAGAGAAATGAAATTTGTTGATGCAGGAAGAGAACTCCTCGAAAGAGTTGCAACAGAAGCAAATGAAATCTCTAAAGTTGAAAAAAAACCGAAATTAGAGGGCAGAAATATGACTTTAATTCTTATTTCTAATAAAAATAATTAA
- the thrS gene encoding threonine--tRNA ligase, producing the protein MVDDKSTYSTYYDIIKSKDSKLAKKALAVNVNGIKKDLYEKPVEGDKVDVITFDSEQGKDIFFHSSSHLMAQAVQSLFPDTKLAIGPAIDEGFYYDFDTKHTFTPDDLNIIEKKMKEIVKKNIPFQKKIMKKDEAINLFKQRGEKYKIELIEDIPDDEVTIYEQGDFIDLCRGPHIPSTGKIKAFKLLNLAGAYWRGNEKNKMLQRIYGISFDSKDALNHYLKMIEEAKRRDHRKIGKELDLFSFQEEGTGFPFFHPKGMIIRNLLEDFWRDEHKKHGYHEIKTPIILNKSLWVKSGHWDHYKENMYFTKIDNQDFAVKPMNCPGGILVYKNRLHSYKELPLRIAELGLVHRHEMSGVLHGLFRVRSFTQDDAHIYMRPCQIKEEVQKLIDLEGYFYKTFGFNYHIELSTKPENAMGSDEVWEKATNSLKEALESKDLEFKINEGDGAFYGPKIDFHLKDCLGRSWQCGTIQLDFQMPELFDLYYINPDGEKERPVMLHRTILGSLERFIGILIEQYAGSLPTWIAPVQVRLLPIADRHIEYGRKIERILSDSNIRVEIDDNNEKIGAKIRNAEMGKIPYMLIFGDKEIDKDTVNVRKQGKGDQGSSTITDFINEIKEEIDNKKLP; encoded by the coding sequence ATGGTTGATGACAAATCAACCTATTCAACCTATTATGATATTATAAAGTCAAAAGATTCCAAATTAGCAAAAAAAGCCTTAGCTGTCAATGTAAATGGAATAAAAAAGGACCTTTACGAAAAACCTGTAGAAGGTGATAAAGTTGATGTTATTACCTTTGATTCTGAACAGGGGAAAGATATATTTTTTCATAGCTCATCCCATTTAATGGCACAAGCAGTACAGTCATTATTTCCCGATACAAAATTAGCAATTGGACCTGCAATAGATGAAGGGTTTTATTATGACTTTGATACTAAACATACTTTTACTCCTGATGATCTGAATATTATTGAAAAAAAGATGAAAGAAATTGTAAAGAAAAATATACCATTTCAAAAGAAAATAATGAAAAAAGATGAAGCCATTAATCTTTTTAAGCAGAGAGGCGAAAAATATAAAATTGAGTTAATAGAAGATATTCCAGATGATGAAGTTACTATTTATGAGCAGGGTGATTTTATAGATCTTTGTCGAGGGCCTCATATTCCATCGACTGGAAAAATTAAGGCTTTTAAACTATTAAATCTTGCCGGTGCTTACTGGAGGGGTAATGAAAAAAATAAGATGTTGCAAAGAATATATGGGATTTCTTTTGATTCAAAAGATGCTCTAAATCATTACTTAAAGATGATAGAAGAGGCAAAAAGAAGAGATCATAGGAAAATCGGAAAGGAATTAGATTTATTCAGCTTCCAGGAGGAAGGAACCGGATTTCCGTTTTTTCATCCTAAGGGTATGATAATTCGTAATTTACTGGAAGACTTTTGGAGAGATGAACACAAAAAGCACGGTTATCACGAAATTAAAACACCTATAATTCTAAATAAGTCTCTTTGGGTAAAATCAGGACATTGGGATCATTACAAAGAAAACATGTATTTTACAAAAATAGATAACCAGGATTTTGCCGTTAAGCCAATGAATTGTCCCGGAGGTATTTTAGTTTATAAAAACAGATTACACAGTTATAAGGAATTACCCCTTAGAATTGCAGAATTAGGGTTGGTTCATCGACATGAGATGTCAGGCGTCCTTCATGGTTTATTCCGTGTGCGTTCATTTACTCAGGATGATGCACATATATATATGAGGCCCTGCCAAATAAAAGAAGAAGTTCAAAAGCTTATTGATCTTGAAGGATATTTCTATAAGACTTTTGGTTTTAATTACCATATAGAATTGAGTACAAAACCAGAAAATGCCATGGGTTCAGACGAAGTTTGGGAAAAAGCAACAAACAGCTTGAAAGAAGCTTTGGAAAGTAAGGATTTAGAATTTAAAATAAATGAAGGGGATGGGGCATTCTATGGTCCAAAAATTGATTTTCACTTAAAAGATTGCCTGGGGAGAAGCTGGCAATGTGGTACTATTCAGCTTGATTTCCAAATGCCGGAACTATTTGATTTATACTATATAAACCCTGATGGTGAAAAAGAAAGACCTGTGATGCTACATAGAACAATACTGGGAAGCCTGGAAAGATTTATTGGGATTCTCATTGAACAATATGCCGGGTCTTTACCTACTTGGATTGCACCAGTTCAAGTTCGTTTACTGCCTATTGCAGATAGGCATATTGAATATGGTAGAAAAATAGAAAGAATTCTTTCTGACTCTAATATCAGAGTAGAGATAGATGATAATAATGAAAAAATTGGTGCAAAGATAAGGAATGCAGAAATGGGGAAAATACCCTATATGTTAATTTTTGGTGATAAAGAGATTGATAAAGATACTGTTAATGTTAGAAAACAAGGTAAAGGCGATCAAGGCTCATCTACCATAACTGATTTTATAAATGAAATTAAAGAAGAAATTGATAATAAAAAATTGCCATAA
- the ssb gene encoding single-stranded DNA-binding protein, with protein MASFGDLNCFAGIGRLTRDPELRYTPAGTAVCKFGLAINRSFRNQEGNNIEDTLFINVSAWGRQAEHCSQFLKKGKRVAVNGELRSNNWQDKEGNKRVSYEINARSVQFLDYMKDSNNDNKDFSDNDYVDENSGQGKENVEDNNGEDDIPF; from the coding sequence ATGGCATCTTTTGGTGATTTAAATTGTTTTGCAGGAATAGGAAGATTGACAAGAGACCCGGAGTTAAGATACACTCCAGCGGGTACAGCAGTTTGTAAGTTTGGACTTGCTATTAATAGAAGTTTTAGGAATCAAGAAGGAAATAATATCGAAGACACTCTATTTATAAACGTTTCAGCCTGGGGTAGACAGGCTGAACATTGCTCTCAATTCCTGAAGAAAGGAAAAAGGGTTGCTGTTAACGGAGAGTTAAGGTCTAATAACTGGCAGGATAAGGAAGGAAATAAAAGAGTTTCATATGAAATCAATGCAAGAAGTGTACAGTTTTTAGATTACATGAAGGATTCCAATAACGACAATAAGGATTTTTCCGATAATGATTATGTTGATGAAAACTCTGGCCAAGGGAAGGAAAATGTTGAAGACAATAATGGTGAAGACGATATACCGTTTTAG
- the leuS gene encoding leucine--tRNA ligase → MKEVYDYKKVESKWQKYWNKQNYFESSIDKNKKEYYVLEMFPYPSGEPHMGHVKNYVIGDVVARYKHSRGFNILHPMGWDSFGLPAENAAIKNQIHPAIWTRNNIQKMKNTLQSMGITYDWNREISTCSPDYYKWTQWMFLQLFKNGLAYKKKAVVNWCPSCATVLANEQVVNGGCERCGSEVIKKELSQWFFKITDYAQQLLDDMELLEEWPERVLTMQKNWIGRSEGAQVKFEIAGSNKTLSVFTTRPDTLFGVTFFVLSPEHPIIEELTKGTDYEKEVKAFKEVVARNNLTEKDLATAEKLGCFTGRYVINPMNQEKVPIWVANYVLMEYGTGMVMAVPAHDQRDLEFARKYSLPVRTVIKPKNKEISYDDIENAYPGEGILVNSGQFNGLPNLKAIDVIIKYLEDKELGKKEVNYRLRDWLISRQRYWGAPIPIVYCDKCGIVPIPETDLPVYLPDDVDFKPTGLSPLLSSKEFLNTKCPKCGEPAKRETDTMDTFVCSSWYYLRFCSPKLKDKPFDKEELHYWMPVDQYIGGVEHAILHLLYSRFFVKALNDMGYINFKEPFKRLFTQGMVCKDGAAMSKSKGNVVTPGDIFEKYGIDATRVMILFASPPEVDMEWSDKGIEGASRFLNRVWRLVYQYKCLFDEKDYINVSGVSLSNDVKSLKRKTHQTIKKVTEDIEERFHFNTAISAIMELVNNLYAFNIKISELSQERKAVIKEAIETTIKLLNPIAPHFCEELWHEIGNSESIYLEPWPKYSIEDLKEDEITVVVQINGKLRDKIKVLSDISEADIREKIIELPKVKKWINDRKIVKIIYVAGKLVNIVVK, encoded by the coding sequence ATGAAAGAAGTATATGATTATAAAAAAGTTGAAAGTAAATGGCAGAAGTATTGGAATAAACAAAATTATTTTGAGAGCAGTATAGACAAAAATAAAAAAGAATATTATGTACTGGAAATGTTTCCTTATCCATCTGGTGAACCGCATATGGGACATGTAAAAAATTATGTCATAGGAGATGTAGTAGCTCGTTATAAACATAGTCGTGGGTTTAATATTTTACATCCGATGGGGTGGGATTCTTTTGGTCTACCTGCTGAGAATGCTGCCATAAAAAACCAGATACATCCTGCAATATGGACTCGAAACAATATCCAAAAAATGAAAAATACACTCCAATCAATGGGAATTACATATGACTGGAACAGGGAAATTTCCACCTGCAGTCCTGATTATTATAAATGGACGCAATGGATGTTTTTACAATTATTCAAAAATGGATTAGCTTATAAAAAAAAGGCTGTAGTTAACTGGTGTCCTTCATGTGCTACTGTTCTTGCAAATGAACAGGTTGTAAATGGTGGTTGTGAGAGGTGCGGTTCAGAAGTAATAAAAAAAGAATTGTCTCAATGGTTTTTTAAGATTACCGATTATGCCCAACAGCTTTTAGATGATATGGAATTATTGGAAGAATGGCCTGAAAGAGTTTTAACTATGCAAAAGAACTGGATAGGAAGAAGTGAAGGGGCACAGGTTAAGTTTGAAATTGCCGGTAGCAATAAAACTCTTTCTGTATTTACAACAAGGCCTGATACTCTTTTTGGTGTTACTTTTTTTGTCCTTTCTCCAGAGCACCCGATCATAGAAGAATTAACAAAAGGGACTGATTATGAAAAGGAAGTGAAAGCTTTTAAAGAAGTAGTTGCCAGGAATAATTTGACTGAAAAGGACCTGGCTACCGCTGAAAAACTTGGTTGCTTCACAGGCAGATATGTCATTAACCCTATGAATCAGGAAAAAGTACCTATTTGGGTTGCCAATTATGTTCTTATGGAATATGGTACTGGAATGGTTATGGCAGTACCTGCTCATGATCAGAGAGATTTAGAGTTTGCCAGAAAATACAGTCTTCCTGTAAGGACTGTAATAAAGCCGAAGAATAAAGAAATTTCATATGATGACATTGAGAATGCATATCCAGGAGAAGGTATTTTAGTAAACTCAGGTCAGTTTAATGGATTACCGAATTTAAAGGCAATCGATGTAATTATCAAATATCTGGAAGATAAAGAACTTGGAAAAAAAGAAGTTAATTATCGCTTAAGGGATTGGTTGATTTCAAGGCAACGTTATTGGGGTGCTCCTATTCCAATAGTTTATTGTGATAAATGTGGTATTGTTCCGATACCCGAAACTGATTTACCTGTTTATTTACCTGACGATGTAGATTTTAAGCCAACAGGACTGTCTCCTTTACTGTCAAGCAAAGAATTCTTGAATACAAAATGTCCAAAATGTGGGGAACCAGCTAAGAGAGAAACTGATACGATGGATACCTTTGTATGTTCATCATGGTATTATTTAAGATTTTGCTCTCCAAAATTGAAGGACAAACCCTTTGATAAAGAAGAATTGCATTATTGGATGCCTGTCGACCAATATATCGGAGGAGTAGAACATGCAATTCTGCATTTACTTTACTCTCGTTTCTTTGTAAAAGCATTAAATGATATGGGGTATATTAATTTTAAAGAGCCATTTAAACGTCTTTTTACACAGGGAATGGTATGCAAAGATGGTGCTGCTATGTCAAAATCCAAAGGTAATGTAGTTACACCTGGTGATATATTTGAAAAATATGGTATTGATGCAACCAGAGTAATGATATTATTTGCAAGTCCTCCAGAAGTTGATATGGAATGGAGTGATAAAGGTATTGAAGGGGCATCACGCTTTTTAAATCGGGTATGGAGACTTGTTTATCAATATAAATGTCTTTTTGATGAAAAAGATTATATCAATGTATCCGGTGTAAGTCTAAGCAATGATGTAAAATCGCTAAAAAGAAAAACACATCAGACTATTAAGAAAGTAACCGAAGATATTGAAGAAAGATTTCATTTTAATACAGCAATAAGTGCCATTATGGAACTGGTCAACAATTTGTATGCTTTTAATATAAAAATATCAGAGTTGAGTCAGGAGAGAAAGGCAGTAATCAAGGAAGCAATAGAAACAACTATAAAATTGCTTAATCCCATAGCTCCTCATTTTTGTGAAGAACTATGGCACGAAATAGGTAATAGTGAAAGTATATATTTAGAGCCATGGCCAAAATACAGTATTGAAGACTTAAAAGAAGATGAAATCACTGTTGTTGTGCAAATAAATGGTAAATTGAGAGATAAGATAAAAGTTTTGTCTGATATTAGTGAAGCCGATATAAGAGAGAAAATTATTGAATTACCAAAAGTAAAAAAATGGATTAATGATAGGAAAATTGTTAAGATTATATATGTAGCAGGTAAGTTAGTAAATATAGTAGTGAAGTAG